The window TTTTTGGCCTTCTTTGCTCAGCATCTCGACAGCCCGTTCGTTGTATAATGCTTTGAGGTCAAGATTAGACGGGTACCCAGAGAGGGCGACGTCAACTAGAAGGCCAGAAGGAGAGGTCCCAAGGATAGCTGAGACGTCAAGGATAGTAGGGCCGATAGGACCAAGGGGGAAGACCATGGTGTTAGTGGCCGAGCACCAGAAGCTCAAAGCTGCCATGAGAAGTTCTTTGTCCATTTTGATTTCCACGGTCAAAAGTTTAATGGCATCATAAATGCCAAGAGTCTTCCTTTCCTGGCCAAAGATTTTTTCCATCCGTTCGACCCAAGCTGCGGTGGTCGAAGGCCAAGATCTTTGAGGCTTGGTCAAGTCCCACTTCAACCAATCGAACCCTTGCAACAAGGTTGCCAGACAATAAGCCTTGAAGAGGGTGGTGATGGACGATAGCACAACGTCCTTGAAGAATGGCCCCAAGATCTGATGGGAAGCAATCAAATCACCTTCGAAGCACACAGTCTTGATGGCACTTCGATCGATGAAGTCCTGGTATTTGTTGCATTCGTCGGAAAACTTGGAAATGAAAGAAGCCATTGATAAGGACTCGAAAAGTTTCTGGGTTTTCTGGGAATTCGAATGCAAAGGGTAATAGGGGTTTAGGATTTCTGAAAGCGTAAAGGAAAAAATGAAGGGATTCGGGCATTTATAGGGGTTTTGGAAGGAGACcaatcatttgatttttgaaaAGAAAGGGTAAAACCAGTCAAACAGTTGTGCAATCATCACGGATATTTAGGGAATCCATATGAAAGGACTGAAGAACTCGTGGATTGAGGCGATGTGGTGACAAGTGGTGGCAAGTTTTCATGATGAATAGACGATTCAATGACCTAGCAGTTCGTGATTCAAGGAAGCGTTGTTAAGTATAACAGCAGGATTAATGATGAAGAGATTGTTTGGCGTCTGCACGTTTTAAATGTCATCAATAGGGGACAAGTAAGTAGAGGATTGACATATGGCAGGAACCAGGGACATGTGATCGTGTCCCATAAATGCGCATGTTTAGGTGATTCGAGGCAATTCAATTTTTATAGAGGTATAAGAGTCgatttcgcttcttcaaggtcgaggctcGGCCTAGGAATGAAGGCCAaggacctcagaagcgagggggcaatgtttagGCCCAAAAAATTGGTGTGGACTGAGTTAGGAGTTGTTCTCAGCTCGGCAGTATTCTAGAATCATCCCGAATTCTAGTTATTATGGGCCGCTCAGTTAGGATCAGCCGAGTCCTAGTATGAGAAGGATTGATGGGAAAGTCGAATCCTAGCATGACAATGAGTCTCAATGGGATGAGGATGCTGAGATTTGAAAAGTGAATGTGGTTGGATAAAGagtttggttcaaagtcctaatagagGTAGGATTGGCCGAGACTTGGTTAGATTAGGATAAAGAATCCTAATCCGAGTATAGTTCTGGTTCGGCCAAGACGAGATTGGCTGCTATAAATAAAAAGGGGGTGCATCATTCTAAgcctctccaattcaacacataaacTGCCCTAtgcaaactctcgctctacgcgaaacctctcaaacactttgagatttttattttctttttccgccaacatatcttcagtttggataaacagcactgtgaaggcaaccggtgacatcttcagtttggataaacagcattgttgcCGTAAAATCAGCCGACCTCGAagtaccttcagtttggataaacaatactgcatcgaggccgactggttatctatccaagtctcggtcaagaaggattttcgaatccttgttggcagaggtcatctcatcagccttcttggcgaagtgaggtgttaccatgTTATTACATTCGGGgacattgaaagccgaatttgatattgaacttcatagaactagcagccttgtcttcaggctctagaacccgaaggccgagacgtgttccttcctcggccgtagtcacaagatcaagaagtcagcagagCGCTCAACGCAGCATCAACACATTTTAGTCCTTAgctgagctcggccgacgagttggcacgccccgcacacaaccgaatgacgtagttagcttattaattactcggcctgcTCGCCATGTagacttggtagtttttagggtcaacaagttTCCTGCTCATTTGCTCCATACTTCCATGTTTAACTAAAGACAGAAAAGGTATTCAATCTCATCCCTTGATTTTATTTCAGAGTCAACATCCGTTTAGGGAGGACCTTTAGATACACTACCAAGACATCCCAAATGAATAAGAGTGTCATGGTTTTACACGTTCCAACATAACATCACGTAATTATACTGGAATGTAACGCTTGCATACCATTAGGTATACGAAAGTGTGTTCTCTTCTTCTCCCACTTAGGAGACAGTAGGTGCATCGTCTTTGCGACATCCTACGTTACTAATACATGGTCTTATAATAATAGACTAAAATACCACGCGACAATAAACCCGTTCCACACGGCCAAATTTATAAGATATCTATGGACCCAACAAACCACACATTCAGGGTTAAGGAAGCTGGATCGGGATCCTTTCCTGAGCTTAGGAGGCTCAGCCTCCTaagcaaacccatcgaaccattgaaatttgtttcaacggctacaattattataactttttgaAAGGcccctgtttgtaaccgttagatcaaatttcaacggtccgatAGGTTTGCTCAGGAGGCTCAGCCTCCTAAGCTCAGGGGAGGATCCTGATCCAAGGAAGCTCTATGTTGCAGCAATTTGATCCTCGGGCCATCCTGACAATTTCAGAAttcagagaaaaataaaaaaataaaaattgtagaGAAGATTATGTCCTCAAGCAAGAATCTTTATGTGTCTGTCACCTTTGTAGCTCTACATCTTTTGGTTCTTTCATTTTATACCTCTGCTGAATATCTcataaactaaaaataaattacatATTCAGGTTAATTGTTACATTGTacagtgaaaaaaaaatgactgGACCTTCTCTTACCTCTCTCTCTCGGATGTACAAGCTGACGGTTCACCGGAGTTCTCAGAGGGACACAATAAATAGATACAATATTTCATGAGCTGGCTCCCATCAGGTATCCATGGGTGTGGAACATGGGGCAAGAGTTTTTGATGGTATATGAACACCAGTTCCTCTCACGGACAAAGTAGGGCATCTCATTGAGCTGGCTCTGCTCACAAGGTTCGAGTCAAGGAATAAAACTATGACTGTTATGTCGTCGTGGAAATGCCGGCGGACACCacgctctattttcttcaagtctgagtatctcatttctcttttcttaGCTGCTTCCTGCAAGGCAGTTTTCACAAGCCTCCGAGCACTTCCCTGAAAACCAATAAGCAAGTAAAATCATGTTCCTTCTCTTTTTAACCACTCGCAATATGGTGTTTGATGTACAATTCTACACTATTCTGTGGTGCTCCTGTATTCGTAGTCATAAACTCGATCTTATCAATACAAGCATTTATATCCTCCTCAAAGTCCACTTTGCCCATTTGGCACATAGACCCCAAATATAGCCCACCATCTAACTGGCTATTCAAACATATTAAACAAAATCGAACTGCAGAGATAAGTAAATTACGCTGCGTGGGTGATTTTGAACAATATCAACTGCCTCCTGGTTGGTAAGGTGCTCCCACAGCCCATCGGAAGCAAGTATGAGAAACTGATCATGTGGTTGAAGTTCATGCACAGAGATCGATGGTTCAGAGCTTAAAATTGGCCTTTTAAAAGGTTCTCGTAACCGAAACTTAGTATACAAAGGCGCTCTGTTAAATTCAGCCTTTTTAAGATATACATCACCAATAGATCTAGAAACCTgcagaagaaaaatatcattaccCTTAACATCAATAACAACCAAATATTCAAACAAGAACCATAATTTTGATTCATTGAACACCAAAAATAAAGTAATCTTAGAAAAGAAAATGCCACTTATGATCATAACCACGAAACTCAGTAACACCCAGCATGTGCTTAGTCGTTTCTATCACAGAAATAGAAAATTAATAGCAGCTGTACGCCAGCTCCAAAAATAATGGAAATTTATCACTGCTTGAAATTTGAATCAATCTCAGGCCAGGTATTATCCCGCCATGGATCATGTTTGATAATTACCCACATGAAATCTTTATTCTTTAAATGAAAACAAACATTAGCCTACAAGCCTATGTAGTAGCTCAAACCAAAACCAGCATCTTAGTCCCCTAGCATGGTAGATGTTAacatcgtttttttttttttttccttttgggaGCCACAGTTCTCTATCTAATAATCCAAACTGATTAGTCatttcaatcttcttcttcaacaatTAAACGAGTCAATATTGAATTAGCttaggaaataggaaagaaagCACTTTACCATGAATCATAGAATCTGTGATGGATAAACTGTAATTAACGCAATGAAGTTACCTGTATCAAGCCCTTCACGCGCCATACGTTATGCTTTAAAACTACAATATGTGAGTCATCAGGGTGTAAAGAATGCATCTCCTGTCGGACAGATTCTATGGCCACATTGTGCTCTGATGACAACTGGATGGCACGAACCTCCCCTGTAGCCTTCATAACTCTCCCCAGCACAGCACGGGAGTCACCAACGTTGGCAATGTAAAGGGTGCCACCGCAAATCACACCAGCAAGGCAACAAGATCCAACAGCTGCAATTTGGGGTTTCATAGGCCATTGTTTGGTAACAACAGAGAGGAATCCCTCTTCTGTTGCTTGATATGCTTTACGTATCACGTCTACTGACATGGACTGTTGCTCTGAAGTGAACCCTGAAAATAAACCAAGATTAACAGAATTGTCAGCAATGACTTCATTTCAATCCTAAGAAATCATCAATCAGAAATAGATAATACACAGCCCCTGAATTGTAGTAAGGAGCTTCATTTAATTCCGTGATAATGAATCCTAACATGGACTAGTTTGAGTGAATCGACTTTAATTTCCCTAACACACACTTTTTTGCTAGAAAGTGCATTTGGGACTGGGATGAAGTAGCTTACGTTTTAGATGCTGGAATAGGTGATCATTGATGTATCGGGAGGTCTCAGGACCACCATGACCGTCATATATTCCGAAAAAGGTGCCATGCGGGCCAGACTCGAGCGAGCTCAAGGGACCAGACTCAACCTGGCTTTGATCCTCAAGCAAATTGTTGGCCTGCACAACAGCCATTGAAAATTCACCATTCATGTGCTGCCCAGTGTCTTTGTACCAAAGTAGCCCTTCTTGTCTGCCAGCTGCATCCGAACCTGAGTGTCCATACCGGTCCGAGGAAGGCAGCCAGCAGGCCCTCAGAATGTTCATCAACCTTGATAACATCCCTCATTTCACCTGGGCCAGCCTCCAATGCTTCCACATCCAAAATGGATGCAATCCCTCTCACAACCAAGGACCCCCACCGCACCGGCCTCCTCTCCTGAAGACCAAAAAATCGAAATATAAAACCCAAAACCGATCAATTAATACAGTACAATTAATACAAGTTAATCAAAATTCACCACAAACTTAACCAAAGAATCAAACTTTACAATGCAAATTTAGTTAACAGGCTTATTCAAAAATATGATCAAATGATAAAATCAGGCATGAAATATCAACCCCATCTGCATTTGTACTAAATACTaccttgaaaacaaagaaagcaacaCAACCAACATACAGTTTTGGGAAAACAGTGACAGTCACAGCTACCACTACTTTACACACCAAACTTCCACCACACAATTATCTCTACACGCCCAAAGCAATTTTAACATTACCCACTAACAAATTACTACACTTTCCAGTTACCCGATAACAAATTACTGTACTTTTTGATTACCCAATAGCAAAAACAGCACATCAGAGagtaaaaaccaagaaaaatcaACTCACAGTGCAAAATTAGGCAGTTTTGATGTCAGCTACTGAACCTTGGCTGGTGAAAACGACGGAGATCTAAATGAAACAGAGCAATACATGTGGGTGTTTACGCGTTAGATCTGCAGATCCATCAAACTTGAAAACCGTGGGCAAAAGGGTTTTTGGACAGGGGTCACTTCtgcttttggttttgaaataaatttctcaacttttatggctttttttttctttctgatttgggatttttcttGTGGGTTTAATGCAGaagggtggaggaggaggaggaggaggaggaagaagaagaaagagagtgaTTTTATTTGACAGGGGAGAGCTTTCAATCAGTGTGATTGAACGAACTGAAACTCTCTCTTTTAATCCTCTTATTTTATCAGCTGAGAAACCCCcttaaaagaaaaaccaacaAATCGATCGGTGAGAGCCAGCAATGCATATAGGCAGCCATGGGCTCCACATAAACCAGAGAAAGAGAAAGTAGATAGAAAGAGGGACAATAATTTAATATTcttttaattgaaaattatgaaaatataaacataatttttttaattgcttGAAACTCTaaattgttaaattattttaaattttgtctgCCCAATTGAGatataaaaatttggaaatgaattAAATATACGTTAGAGTGCATGGACTCAATTGTTTTTCGTTACTGTCGTAAAGGACAACTTGTCCAATTTGCACTGTTTGGCCATTAACTTTGTCAATCATTTCATGAAATGGAAAGTTACAATTGTCTTTACAATAAAAGTTTATAAATTTACATTAGGTGTATGAAGTTACATTCCATCAAATTTAAACATAACTCAATtatcaaaattataaatatttattattattatttatttatttttatcaatgtAGTGTTTTGTTAACGTATATGCTTCTAAAAGTTGATCGTGTGTGTTTAGAGGAGATTAAATTATCAACATCTTTTTTCAAGAGTTTGGAGTATTACATTTTCAAAAAGTGCCTTTAACTTGTGAGGGAAAAAAGTACTTTCTCTTTCTATTCATTTCAAgtatgtcaattttttttttaaatattacttGAGTGGTATGGTTGACTTGACATGTTATTTCTTTTAGCAATATGCTATGATATGGCAAAGACCGAAAATGATCATTACGTGGTAAAATACAAGTGaattctaaagaaaaaaaaaacacttaagtatttttaaaatttaaaaataatttcatcaaaacATTTTacgtcattttaaaaacactttcaaattaaCCCGATATCATTTTACAATGAGTTATTTTTTGTATTGCTTGCATGTAAATGACTTGAAAAACAACTAGAAGTATTATTTGATTGTTTGATCTTAAAATTCAAGTACATGACAGCAACACATACTTTACGAATTGAATCTCAAAAATACACCACTCAACTGCCTTAAACAATACACAATATTCCAAATAAAGTTCATTAtttgcaaacacattgcatGTAGATTTGTAGtcttatttattatataattttgtttCGTGTTTGCTTCGAGTATTATTTTGATTCTTGAACATGGTTTGTCCAttgaccataaaaaaaaaaaagaagatggttTGTATCTGTGACCTTGTGACTTGTTTGCATAGGTGTCCATGCATCAACTGTCTGTAGGACACGTGTCCGCACGTATTCACGAGAAAGTGGCAATCATTTTTATGGAGAGAGTTGAAcgtaaaataatatttatataaaaatctTAGATTTATGTTGCATTTTATGGCGCCGAgcaatgcatatttttttggtgtactttttctatttattgggttgtttttcttgaattttctatcCTAAGATTCCACCCTAGCATGGAAAACGACAAAGTTAGGTTGTCGTTTGGGCACTGTTGATGAATATCCCAAAATGATAGACATCCATTGCCAAAGAAGGATTTTAAGTACAactgtttgtgtttttttatccAAGTTTGGTCGTCTGTATTTCATGTATAAGACTTGTCATAGTATCATTGTATGTGTATGGAAGGGAAGATGATCCTCTTCGGATTtattttgtgaggattttaggGATCCTTTCATCCTaatcgttcatcatatatcgtacggtcagtttttTCAGGTACTATtcgtgtttaattttaaatatataaaaaatcaaatgatttatgatcgcacgatacacgatgaattgttaagatgtgaggatctctaggatccccacaatttgGATCCATATGAGATCCAATTCCAGCATGGAACATCATAAACAACAAagttatatacacacacacaaatgtAATATTGTCTACGATTTTCCTGTAAGACAATAATGCGTGACTCTATAAATCATGTCGATATTTTTCCATATTATTATAAACGTAAAAAGTATCTCCATTTTCCCTTTAACATTGTATCTGATACATCATACATCGCATGTTAAATTGGCCCCTTGAAAAACCCTGTCTATTTTAACCTAATTAAAAATCGAATGTGGAGGCTAAATAACATGTTTGCCTAAGCTAGTTTGCATGCATTAGATATGCTATTACGCGGGGTTGTAGTTAGGTAATTCGTTTAAATTATAAGAATGAGAAGTAAACAAATTTGTGGGTGTAGTTAACTCGAAAAAGCATGCACAGTAACTAAATTAGGTACACAGTATGTTTTCTTATCCGCACCTGAGTTGAAATTTTTCTAAGGTAGTTTGAAAGAATTTGAACTTTGGttacttaattaattagtgTTTAGTACAATTGCTGATCAAAGATTAATTAAGGTTCCATAAttagaggaagagaaagagggaTGCTTGCAGCGAGAAGACCACCAGATTAAGTGATACgggtttttgaaatttcatccaacggtcaaaaattattatagcttttaaggGGTCAAAACAGGTGGGCCgttgaataaaatttcaaaaatccgtATCACTTGGGGCTGGTTtagtattgctgtgctttgaaaaaaagctgcttctgctgtgctgtgagaataagcagctgtgaaataaagcagcaaagtgtttggtaaacttttttgtaaaagtgcttttgaaaaaaaaaaaaaaaaaaaccagtttttcaaagctgggttttgcagcttcttgtttttggctttttttacccaaaactgtgaaaaaaaactgaagctgaatgtttaccaaacacaaaaacagctcccaactttttttgataccagcttttttcagaatcacctcagtaccaaaccaggcatTGATATGATGATTTTGGTGGAAGAAATCAGAAAATATCTCTTCTCGCTTGCAGCTGATAAGGCAC of the Pyrus communis chromosome 1, drPyrComm1.1, whole genome shotgun sequence genome contains:
- the LOC137733510 gene encoding probable protein phosphatase 2C 46, which produces MLSRLMNILRACWLPSSDRYGHSGSDAAGRQEGLLWYKDTGQHMNGEFSMAVVQANNLLEDQSQVESGPLSSLESGPHGTFFGIYDGHGGPETSRYINDHLFQHLKRFTSEQQSMSVDVIRKAYQATEEGFLSVVTKQWPMKPQIAAVGSCCLAGVICGGTLYIANVGDSRAVLGRVMKATGEVRAIQLSSEHNVAIESVRQEMHSLHPDDSHIVVLKHNVWRVKGLIQVSRSIGDVYLKKAEFNRAPLYTKFRLREPFKRPILSSEPSISVHELQPHDQFLILASDGLWEHLTNQEAVDIVQNHPRSGSARRLVKTALQEAAKKREMRYSDLKKIERGVRRHFHDDITVIVLFLDSNLVSRASSMRCPTLSVRGTGVHIPSKTLAPCSTPMDT